The following are encoded in a window of Staphylococcus piscifermentans genomic DNA:
- a CDS encoding MsnO8 family LLM class oxidoreductase, whose protein sequence is MLPISILDQTPIIKGQTVKEALNHTLELAQLADELGYTRYFVSEHHNLKDVVGTSPEILTMYLLDHTKRLRIGSGGVMLQHYHPLKVIEQFHIIDELSDHRVDLGVGKAPGGFPKVVDVLQEELQKPLPSFIEKFSLLNHLNQQDFDEASAYHGIRTAHREENNQPVPIYLLGTSKKSALQAAEVKTGIIYAYFINSDQSALEEAAEAYHSLYPEGRFIVSIPAVVTADGSQKLPFRFSQRHYELLFDSGERIVLNTKQQVEEFKAESTASFEVVEKRMRIISGTKEEVTATLDNINRSGLIDEWMLHMPVQSHQLRMNTVKQLAPATS, encoded by the coding sequence ATGTTGCCGATTAGTATACTGGATCAAACACCTATTATTAAAGGACAAACAGTCAAAGAAGCGCTTAATCATACGCTAGAACTTGCACAACTCGCTGATGAGTTAGGTTATACAAGATACTTTGTATCAGAACATCATAATCTTAAAGATGTAGTGGGAACTTCACCTGAAATTTTAACGATGTATCTGCTGGATCATACAAAACGGCTGCGTATAGGTTCTGGCGGAGTAATGTTGCAACACTATCATCCACTGAAAGTTATTGAACAATTTCATATAATAGATGAACTTTCTGACCATCGTGTAGATTTAGGTGTAGGAAAGGCACCAGGAGGATTTCCAAAAGTTGTAGATGTTTTACAAGAAGAATTGCAAAAGCCGCTTCCATCCTTTATTGAAAAGTTTTCGCTTTTAAATCATCTGAATCAACAAGATTTTGACGAGGCGTCAGCTTATCATGGTATACGGACTGCACATAGAGAGGAAAATAATCAACCCGTCCCAATCTATTTATTAGGTACTAGTAAAAAGTCAGCGCTACAAGCAGCCGAAGTGAAAACAGGTATAATTTACGCATACTTCATTAATTCTGACCAATCAGCGCTTGAAGAAGCTGCCGAAGCTTATCATTCACTTTACCCTGAAGGTCGTTTTATTGTCAGCATACCAGCTGTCGTTACTGCAGATGGTTCGCAAAAGTTGCCATTTCGTTTTTCACAACGTCATTACGAACTTCTTTTTGATAGTGGAGAAAGAATCGTGTTAAATACGAAACAACAAGTAGAAGAATTTAAAGCTGAATCTACTGCAAGCTTTGAAGTAGTCGAGAAGAGAATGCGTATTATCAGTGGGACTAAAGAAGAGGTGACAGCTACACTCGATAATATTAATCGTAGTGGATTAATAGATGAATGGATGCTGCATATGCCTGTGCAAAGTCATCAATTAAGAATGAATACTGTAAAACAATTAGCACCTGCCACTTCCTAA
- a CDS encoding peptide ABC transporter substrate-binding protein codes for MKKKFISFALMLGIAALVLSGCSQGGGIYDGKGQVYRSVLAQDMSTLDSVLATDTVSFNVYNQVFEGLYSLDKKDQAIPAIAKGMPKRSDGGKTLTIKMRKNAKWSNGDPVTANDFIYAWRKAVDPKTASEYAYIMYDVKNAQKINEGKMPVNKLGAKALDKYTIQIKLNKPLPYFDQMLAFGTYMPQNEKVAKKYGKQYGTSADKAVYNGPFELTDWKVEDKILMKKNPKYWDKKAVKLDKVSYKILKDQQAGASLYDTGSVDNTGITSEQVDKYKDSPALFKRLKASTFFLKMNEKEQPEFKNKDMRYAIAQSIDKKAYVDSVLGDGSTPFDGFTAKKTDILPDGKDYADLVKSPLKFNKTEAKAHLDKAKKALGKNKFTFTLNTEDTPGSKISAQFIKSQIEKNLPGVTVNIKQLPFKQRVTAELTMNYSMSLSGWGPDYPDPMTFLDIMTTGNAQNNTDWGSKKYDNMLKEANGSLLKKPKERINKLKDAEEYMLSEAPVAPIYQQGAASLRNPQLKGIVYHQIGGETTLKHAYIDKSIDRETGKKKKDK; via the coding sequence ATGAAGAAAAAATTTATTTCGTTTGCCTTAATGCTTGGGATTGCAGCGTTAGTTTTAAGCGGGTGCAGCCAAGGCGGCGGTATTTATGATGGGAAAGGACAAGTTTATCGTTCGGTATTAGCGCAAGATATGAGTACTTTAGATAGTGTACTTGCTACAGATACAGTTTCGTTCAATGTATACAATCAAGTCTTTGAAGGACTTTACTCTTTAGATAAAAAGGACCAAGCTATTCCAGCCATTGCTAAAGGAATGCCGAAGAGAAGTGACGGCGGAAAAACTTTGACAATTAAAATGAGAAAAAATGCCAAATGGTCAAATGGAGATCCAGTTACAGCAAATGACTTCATTTATGCTTGGCGTAAAGCTGTAGATCCTAAAACGGCTTCTGAGTATGCATACATTATGTATGATGTAAAAAATGCACAAAAAATTAACGAAGGCAAAATGCCTGTTAATAAATTAGGTGCTAAAGCACTGGATAAATATACTATCCAAATCAAGTTGAATAAACCGTTACCATATTTCGATCAAATGCTAGCATTCGGTACATATATGCCGCAAAACGAAAAAGTTGCCAAAAAATATGGTAAACAATACGGAACTTCAGCAGATAAAGCCGTATATAATGGTCCATTCGAACTTACAGATTGGAAAGTTGAAGACAAAATTTTAATGAAAAAGAATCCGAAATATTGGGACAAGAAAGCTGTTAAATTAGACAAAGTCAGCTATAAAATCTTGAAAGACCAACAAGCAGGTGCTTCTTTATATGATACAGGTTCAGTAGACAATACAGGAATCACATCTGAACAAGTAGATAAGTATAAAGATAGCCCAGCCTTATTCAAACGATTAAAAGCTTCTACTTTCTTCTTAAAAATGAATGAAAAAGAGCAACCTGAATTTAAGAATAAAGATATGCGATATGCCATCGCCCAATCAATTGATAAAAAAGCATATGTAGATAGTGTGCTCGGAGATGGTTCTACACCATTTGATGGTTTCACAGCTAAAAAGACTGATATTCTTCCAGATGGCAAAGATTATGCTGACTTAGTAAAATCACCGTTGAAATTTAATAAAACGGAAGCAAAAGCACATTTGGATAAAGCGAAGAAGGCATTAGGCAAGAATAAATTTACTTTCACTTTGAACACAGAAGATACGCCAGGTTCTAAAATATCAGCACAATTTATCAAATCACAAATTGAAAAGAATCTGCCAGGGGTAACAGTCAATATTAAACAATTGCCATTTAAACAACGTGTAACTGCAGAATTAACTATGAATTACTCAATGTCATTATCAGGTTGGGGACCAGATTATCCAGACCCTATGACGTTTTTAGATATAATGACTACGGGTAATGCTCAAAATAATACTGACTGGGGCAGTAAAAAATACGATAATATGCTGAAAGAAGCGAACGGTTCATTATTGAAAAAACCGAAAGAACGTATTAATAAATTAAAAGATGCTGAAGAATATATGTTGAGTGAAGCACCAGTAGCACCGATTTATCAACAAGGGGCAGCAAGTTTGCGTAACCCTCAGTTGAAAGGTATTGTATATCATCAAATCGGCGGCGAAACAACATTGAAACATGCGTATATTGATAAGAGTATCGATAGAGAAACAGGAAAGAAAAAGAAAGATAAATAA
- the trpS gene encoding tryptophan--tRNA ligase, translated as METLFSGIQPSGIPTLGNYIGALKQFSEVQDDYNCFFCIVDQHAITVPQDRLKLRERIRQLAAIYLASGIDPEKSTLFIQSEVPAHVQAGWMLTTISSVGELERMTQFKDKSQKQTEGIPAGLLTYPPLMAADIVLYNTNIVPVGEDQKQHLELTRNLVDRFNSRYNDILIKPEVRMPKIGGRVMSLQDPTKKMSKSDDNTKNYISLLDNPNTAAKKIKSAVTDSDGIIKYDKDNKPGISNLLSIYSSLTDESIADIEARYEGEGYGKFKGDLAEVVNQFLTDFQERYESYYHSEKLDDILDLGRDKAIKASARTLEKMERAMGLGRKRKK; from the coding sequence ATGGAAACTCTATTTTCAGGAATCCAACCAAGTGGTATTCCAACTTTAGGAAATTACATCGGCGCACTGAAACAGTTCAGTGAAGTCCAAGATGATTATAATTGTTTCTTCTGCATCGTAGACCAACACGCAATTACAGTTCCACAAGACAGACTTAAATTGCGCGAACGTATCCGTCAATTAGCAGCAATTTATTTAGCGTCAGGTATTGATCCAGAAAAATCAACACTCTTCATACAATCTGAAGTCCCTGCTCACGTTCAAGCAGGATGGATGCTGACAACTATCTCGTCTGTTGGCGAATTAGAAAGAATGACACAATTCAAAGATAAGTCTCAAAAGCAAACAGAAGGTATTCCAGCTGGCTTATTGACTTATCCGCCATTAATGGCTGCAGACATTGTACTTTATAATACAAATATTGTTCCTGTCGGCGAAGATCAGAAACAGCATTTAGAATTGACACGTAATTTAGTGGATCGCTTCAATAGTCGTTACAATGACATTTTAATCAAACCAGAAGTACGCATGCCGAAAATCGGCGGACGTGTAATGAGTTTACAGGATCCAACTAAAAAGATGAGCAAGAGTGATGATAATACTAAAAACTATATCTCTTTATTAGATAATCCTAATACAGCAGCTAAGAAAATTAAAAGTGCTGTAACAGATTCAGACGGCATTATTAAATATGATAAAGATAACAAACCAGGTATCAGCAATTTATTAAGTATCTACTCTAGTTTAACTGACGAATCTATTGCAGATATAGAAGCACGTTATGAAGGCGAAGGGTATGGTAAGTTTAAAGGAGACTTGGCAGAAGTAGTTAATCAATTCTTGACTGATTTCCAAGAACGTTACGAAAGCTATTACCATTCTGAAAAATTAGATGATATCTTAGACCTTGGTCGTGATAAAGCGATTAAAGCTTCTGCGCGTACTTTAGAAAAAATGGAACGTGCAATGGGATTAGGTCGTAAACGTAAAAAATAA
- a CDS encoding ABC transporter ATP-binding protein: protein MAERILEVNDLHVSFDIDAGEVQAVRGVDFYLNKGETLAIVGESGSGKSVTTKALTKLFQGDVGRIKKGRIDFLGEDLVNKPEKELIKLRGKDISMIFQDPMTSLNPTMQIGKQVMEPLMKHRGFNKTQAKKRALEILDMVGLPNAKERFKAYPHQFSGGQRQRIVIATALACEPKVLIADEPTTALDVTMQAQILDLMKELQKKIDTAIIFITHDLGVVANIADRVAVMYGGQMVETGDVDEIFYDPQHPYTWGLLSSMPDLETGTETELVAIPGTPPDLLHPPKGDAFAARSQYALGIDFKEAPPWFQVSPTHFVKSWLLDERSPKVQPPELVVKRQRAMPNKFEHAERVERVAFNEG from the coding sequence ATGGCAGAAAGAATATTAGAAGTAAACGACTTGCATGTCTCCTTTGATATCGACGCAGGAGAAGTGCAAGCAGTCAGAGGCGTAGATTTTTATTTAAACAAAGGGGAAACTTTAGCGATTGTAGGAGAATCTGGTTCTGGTAAATCAGTGACTACAAAAGCATTAACAAAGTTGTTCCAAGGTGATGTCGGACGTATTAAAAAGGGCAGAATCGACTTTTTAGGAGAAGACTTAGTTAACAAGCCGGAAAAAGAGCTGATTAAACTAAGAGGAAAAGATATTTCTATGATTTTCCAAGACCCGATGACTTCTTTGAATCCTACAATGCAAATTGGCAAGCAAGTTATGGAACCTTTGATGAAACACCGAGGATTTAATAAAACGCAAGCTAAGAAGAGAGCGCTGGAAATCTTAGATATGGTGGGACTTCCTAATGCTAAAGAGCGTTTTAAAGCTTATCCTCACCAATTCTCAGGAGGACAAAGACAGCGTATTGTTATCGCAACTGCTTTAGCTTGCGAACCTAAAGTACTCATTGCAGACGAGCCGACAACGGCTTTAGACGTAACAATGCAGGCTCAAATTCTAGATTTAATGAAAGAATTGCAAAAGAAAATCGATACGGCCATTATCTTTATCACACATGACTTAGGGGTCGTCGCAAATATTGCAGACAGAGTTGCAGTGATGTATGGCGGTCAAATGGTAGAAACGGGAGATGTAGATGAAATCTTCTACGACCCGCAACATCCATATACGTGGGGATTATTATCTTCTATGCCTGACTTAGAGACAGGTACTGAAACAGAACTAGTGGCTATTCCAGGTACACCACCTGACTTATTACATCCACCTAAAGGGGATGCCTTTGCAGCCAGAAGCCAATATGCTTTAGGTATCGATTTTAAAGAAGCACCGCCATGGTTCCAAGTTTCACCGACGCATTTTGTAAAATCATGGCTGTTGGATGAACGTTCTCCTAAAGTACAACCGCCAGAATTGGTGGTTAAACGTCAAAGAGCAATGCCGAATAAATTTGAGCACGCTGAACGTGTAGAAAGGGTGGCGTTCAATGAAGGATAA
- the thiC gene encoding phosphomethylpyrimidine synthase ThiC, giving the protein MKQEEIELKKGFPASRRIFKQGAEADIRVPFREIELSDTVTEYSTEENQPFVVYDTAGPYHEEGYEVDVQKGIPDLRSDWIEARNDVESYEGCKVQSIDNGFKKEGHRKFVETPFLYQPKRAQAGKRITQMHYAKQGIITKEMKFIAVREGVEPEFVRDEIARGRAIIPNNVNHPESEPMIIGKNFQVKINANIGNSAVSSSIEAEIEKLVWATHWGADTIMDLSTGKNIHATREYLLRNSPVPVGTVPIYQALEKVNGVAEDLTWEIYRDTLIEQAEQGVDYFTIHAGVLLRYVPLTVDRLTGIVSRGGSIMAQWCLAHHEESFLYEHFGDICEILNRYDIAVSLGDGLRPGSIYDANDESQIAELKTLGELTDIAWEHDVQVMIEGPGHIPMHKIKENQDLADFYCKEAPFYTLGPLTTDIAPAYDHITSAIGAAQIASHGTAMLCYVTPKEHLGLPNKDDVREGVITYKIAAHAADLAKGLPGATERDDAISKARFEFRWIDQFNLSLDPERAREYHDETLPKESAKVAHFCSMCGPKFCSMRISHDLRQNHFDEKERQEAMKEKAQDFVEQGSKIYQ; this is encoded by the coding sequence ATGAAACAAGAAGAAATTGAATTGAAAAAAGGATTCCCGGCAAGTCGCAGAATTTTTAAACAAGGTGCAGAAGCGGATATTCGTGTTCCCTTCAGAGAAATTGAATTAAGTGATACGGTAACTGAATACAGTACAGAAGAAAATCAACCATTTGTCGTTTATGACACTGCAGGCCCGTACCATGAAGAAGGTTATGAAGTAGATGTTCAGAAAGGGATCCCAGATTTGCGTTCTGATTGGATTGAAGCACGCAACGATGTTGAAAGTTACGAAGGATGTAAGGTGCAGTCTATAGATAATGGCTTCAAAAAGGAAGGGCATCGTAAATTTGTAGAAACACCTTTCCTATATCAGCCTAAGCGCGCTCAAGCAGGTAAAAGAATTACTCAAATGCATTATGCTAAGCAAGGCATCATTACTAAGGAAATGAAATTTATTGCAGTGCGTGAAGGTGTAGAACCAGAATTTGTCCGCGATGAAATTGCGAGAGGACGTGCAATTATTCCTAATAATGTCAATCATCCAGAGTCAGAACCGATGATTATTGGTAAGAACTTCCAAGTGAAAATTAATGCTAATATTGGGAATTCAGCTGTTTCTTCATCGATTGAAGCAGAAATTGAAAAGTTAGTTTGGGCGACACATTGGGGCGCTGACACTATCATGGATTTATCTACTGGGAAAAATATTCATGCGACACGCGAATATTTATTAAGAAACTCTCCAGTTCCAGTAGGTACAGTTCCAATTTACCAAGCTTTAGAAAAAGTGAATGGAGTAGCGGAAGATTTAACTTGGGAAATTTATAGAGATACATTAATAGAACAAGCAGAGCAAGGCGTGGATTACTTCACAATTCATGCAGGTGTGTTATTACGCTATGTGCCATTAACAGTTGACCGTTTGACAGGTATTGTATCACGCGGGGGCTCTATTATGGCGCAATGGTGTTTAGCACATCATGAAGAAAGCTTTTTATATGAGCATTTCGGTGATATTTGTGAAATTTTAAATCGCTATGATATTGCAGTATCTCTAGGTGACGGTTTACGTCCAGGTTCCATTTATGATGCGAATGATGAAAGCCAAATTGCTGAATTGAAGACGTTAGGAGAATTGACAGATATTGCTTGGGAGCATGATGTACAAGTAATGATTGAAGGTCCGGGCCATATTCCAATGCATAAGATTAAAGAAAACCAAGATTTAGCTGATTTCTATTGTAAAGAAGCACCATTCTATACTTTAGGACCACTTACAACAGATATCGCGCCAGCATATGATCATATTACTTCGGCAATAGGAGCTGCTCAAATTGCTAGTCATGGAACTGCAATGCTTTGCTATGTTACGCCTAAGGAACATTTGGGTTTACCAAACAAAGATGATGTACGTGAAGGGGTAATCACTTATAAAATCGCTGCCCATGCAGCAGATTTAGCGAAAGGTCTGCCTGGTGCAACAGAACGTGATGATGCTATCAGTAAAGCGCGCTTTGAATTCCGTTGGATAGATCAATTCAACTTATCTCTAGACCCTGAACGTGCACGTGAATATCATGATGAAACATTGCCGAAAGAATCAGCGAAGGTTGCGCATTTCTGCAGTATGTGCGGACCTAAATTCTGTTCAATGCGTATTTCGCATGATTTACGCCAAAACCATTTTGATGAAAAAGAAAGACAAGAAGCGATGAAAGAAAAAGCCCAAGACTTTGTGGAGCAAGGCAGTAAAATTTATCAATAA
- a CDS encoding ABC transporter ATP-binding protein, producing MKDNQNKDFKETSGALEKQDKIDKEQAEIKEQRQPAEDKEVLVQVKNLKQYFNVGKRNEVRAIENISFDIYKGETFGLVGESGCGKSTTGKALIKLNDATSGEVYYEGVNIQDIKNRKDMLKFNKKIQMIFQDPYASLNPRLKVMDIIAEGIDIHKLAKNTKDRKKRVYDLLETVGLNKEHANRYPHEFSGGQRQRIGIARALAVEPEFIIADEPISALDVSIQAQVVNLLLKLQREKNITFLFIAHDLSMVKYISDRIAVMHFGKIVEIGSADEIYNHPLHPYTQSLLSAVPQPDPESERTRTRITYKENAEENPNRSLQEIKPDHYVFVTDQEAEELKQRLEQTV from the coding sequence ATGAAGGATAATCAAAATAAAGATTTTAAAGAAACAAGTGGAGCATTAGAAAAGCAAGATAAAATTGACAAAGAACAAGCAGAAATAAAAGAACAACGCCAACCAGCTGAAGATAAAGAAGTATTAGTTCAAGTTAAAAATCTTAAGCAATACTTTAATGTTGGAAAACGCAACGAAGTCCGTGCCATTGAAAATATTTCGTTTGATATTTATAAAGGGGAAACATTCGGCTTAGTGGGAGAATCCGGTTGCGGTAAATCTACAACAGGAAAAGCACTGATTAAATTAAACGATGCAACAAGCGGAGAAGTGTATTACGAAGGGGTTAATATTCAAGATATTAAAAATCGTAAAGACATGCTGAAATTCAATAAGAAAATTCAAATGATTTTCCAAGATCCATATGCTTCGCTTAATCCGAGATTGAAAGTTATGGATATTATCGCTGAAGGTATTGATATTCATAAATTAGCGAAGAATACCAAAGATCGTAAGAAGCGAGTGTATGATTTATTAGAGACAGTTGGATTGAATAAAGAACATGCTAACCGTTATCCTCATGAATTCTCAGGTGGGCAAAGACAACGTATCGGTATTGCTCGAGCGTTGGCAGTTGAACCAGAATTTATCATTGCGGACGAACCGATTTCAGCATTGGATGTCTCTATCCAAGCGCAAGTAGTCAACTTATTGTTGAAACTGCAACGAGAAAAAAATATTACATTCCTGTTCATTGCACATGACTTATCGATGGTGAAATATATTTCCGACCGTATTGCTGTAATGCATTTCGGTAAAATTGTAGAAATTGGTTCAGCGGATGAAATTTATAATCATCCTTTACATCCTTATACACAATCTTTGTTATCAGCAGTACCACAGCCTGATCCAGAAAGTGAGCGTACAAGAACACGTATTACTTATAAAGAAAATGCAGAAGAAAATCCGAATCGCTCTCTGCAAGAAATCAAACCAGATCATTATGTTTTTGTGACGGATCAAGAAGCGGAAGAATTGAAACAAAGATTAGAACAAACGGTGTAA